The following are encoded together in the Euwallacea fornicatus isolate EFF26 chromosome 11, ASM4011564v1, whole genome shotgun sequence genome:
- the Ufl1 gene encoding E3 UFM1-protein ligase 1 homolog has translation MADWEEIKRLAADFQKVQLSSTSQKLSERNCVEIISWLIEKKLIDLIFTSDGKEYLTPAQLITDIQNELYVSGGRINLADLAKTIGVDYGHITAHLNDVLKNRKDIHHVLGQLIDPSYLTRIAGEINEKLQQQGQINIGELTITYDLPADFLQQQLFEKHLGTLIFGRQDQNDPKIFFTESFIARSKAKLKGALAGITHPTAIVSILNQVSMTEKLFFSLFDQTCMYGSLTSKLPGAQYIPNCYSRSQTEWTTTFYKQNGYIEFDALGRLGILDYKTYLKRQFPNEDLIFLESSVTSKMILDRLEANLEECISSKSYVDLQNCLPSIFSPKDITIILDKLLKGPKQQQTILIEDYVISKAFMDNLMKLCDTPLNVKAQSVVDSGQYQQYLVDMQGNRGKVEQEPEEKVDKREERRKKASGGKSGGGTQGRETKTKSTKKHARGSAKGDIEEYVHRETKKELKVISQEDIKELISGLLEEEGLDVLVDAIAGYLAPKLSEEGIQRAAEIFKTKVADQTSNRRKTHNELQDKLNDLITEMRLFTKGLKLFPEDVQSQLNKYLLKTISSDIVSEILNYAAAESGSTVITGSFNIDQKLKFLNELPGEFRSSFQPLIKSLQGQNVENFMTQLEPALSSCSMIIKKIDKKKDRAAVLNHKHKLLEELSKCEDAALVLHLATLAIFIGATQCMLHASGRHLAAILAFLKPYLSKEQHSEFLSFHDFVTLMLSNGSEAENAREKLKEKMPVIRKIATEYKYSSNSSEK, from the exons ATGGCAGATTGGGAAGAAATTAAACGTCTGGCGGCAgatttccaaaaagtccaactCAGCTCCACCAGTCAAAAGCTGTCGGAAAGGAATTGCGTTGAAATAATTTCCTGGCTTATTGAGAAGAAGCTGATCGATCTGATATTTACCAGCGATGGTAAGGAGTATTTGACACCAGCCCAGCTGATCACTGACATCCAAAATGAGTTATATGTGAGTGGAGGACGAATCAATCTTGCTGATCTCGCCAAGACCATTGGAGTGGATTATGGGCATATCACTGCCCATCTGAATGATGTACTAAAGAACAGGAAGGACATTCATCATGTCCTTG gCCAACTGATAGACCCTTCTTACCTTACAAGAATAGCAGgggaaataaatgaaaaactcCAACAACAAGGTCAAATCAATATAGGGGAATTAACTATTACATATGATTTACCTGCAGATTTTCTACAGCAGCAGCTGTTTGAAAAGCATCTTGGTACCTTAATCTTTGGTAGACAAGACCAAAATGACCCTAAAATCTTCTTTACTGAGTCTTTCATTGCCCGCAGTAAAGCCAAGCTAAAAGGAGCTTTAGCAGGCATTACTCACCCCACTGCTATAGTCTCAATCCTTAATCAAGTATCTATGActgaaaagttatttttttccttgtttGATCAAACTTGCATGTATGGGTCACTAACTAGCAAACTCCCAGGAGCTCAATATATCCCTAATTGTTATTCACGATCTCAGACTGAATGGACTACAACATTTTATAAGCAAAATGGGTATATAGAGTTTGATGCCTTAGGAAGACTAGGAATTTTAGATTATAAGACTTATCTGAAAAGACAATTTCCTAatgaagatttaatttttcttgaatcATCTGTAACATCCAAAATGATTCTAGATCGACTTGAGGCCAATTTAGAGGAGTGTATCTCAAGCAAGAGCTATgtagatcttcaaaattgccttccttcaatttttagtcCAAAAGATATTACTATAATATTAGATAAATTGCTGAAAGGTCCGAAGCAGCAACAAACAATCTTGATTGAAGACTATGTTATCAGTAAAGCCTTTATGGataatttgatgaaattatGTGATACACCTCTTAATGTAAAAGCTCAAAGTGTTGTAGATTCTGGCcaatatcaacaatatttaGTGGATATGCAAGGCAATCGAGGGAAAGTGGAACAAGAGCCTGAAGAGAAAGTAGATAAGAGGGAAGAGAGACGCAAGAAAGCCTCTGGGGGAAAGAGTGGGGGTGGAACACAAGGGAGGGAAACCAAGACAAAGTCCACTAAGAAACATGCTAGAGGGAGTGCCAAAGGGGATATAGAAGAGTATGTTCACAGAGAGACTAAAAAGGAGCTTAAGGTGATTTCTCAAGAAGACATTAAGGAACTAATCAGTGGGTTGTTAGAAGAGGAAGGTTTGGATGTTTTAGTTGATGCTATAGCTGGGTACCTTGCACCAAAACTCAGTGAAGAAG gTATCCAAAGAGCTGCAGAGATTTTCAAGACAAAAGTGGCAGATCAAACTTCTAATCGCAGGAAAACCCACAATGAGCTCCAGGACaaattaaatgatttaatCACAGAGATGCGTCTTTTCACCAAAGGCCTTAAGCTGTTTCCTGAAGACGTACAAAGTCAGCTCAATAAATACCTACTTAAAACTATCAGCTCTGATATAGTGAGCGAAATTCTAAATTACGCAGCTGCGGAAAGTGGATCAACCGTTATCACAGGTAGCTTTAACATTGATCAGAAGCTGAAGTTTCTGAACGAATTGCCTGGAGAATTTCGCTCTAGTTTCCAGCCACTTATTAAAAGTTTGCAAGGCCAAAACGTAGAGAACTTTATGACGCAATTAGAGCCAGCTCTAAGCTCTTGCAGTatgataataaagaaaattgacaAGAAGAAAGACAGGGCTGCAGTTTTGAACCACAAACACAAACTTTTGGAGGAATTGAGTAAGTGTGAAGACGCAGCACTCGTGCTGCATTTGGCAACTTTGGCGATATTTATTGGGGCTACTCAATGCATGTTACACGCCAGCGGTAGGCACCTGGCCGCAATATTGGCATTTTTAAAGCCCTATTTGTCAAAAGAACAACATTCTGAATTCTTGTCTTTTCACGATTTTGTAACCCTGATGTTGAGTAATGGCTCTGAAGCAGAGAATGCAAGGGAAAAGCTGAAGGAGAAGATGCCTGTTATTAGGAAAATAGCCACTGAATATAAGTATTCTTCGAACAGTAgtgaaaaatga
- the LOC136341797 gene encoding uncharacterized protein: MSDKNSKSRKAAPKSDIQGPKMNSVLCPICRTILSEPVSLPCSHTFCRPCFEGSMEHTSLLCPLCRLRVSSWYRRTKREGKLVDEGLWKAIQREYPLELKNKRRGIDSVIEKDQPVIIVAKPGEIRKEYEKEKVKHLDEQRKTRIAEENASASLIKQLEEEEKLRQELEERKVRLDAIVAKKLAEELSTPSTSKATSSMSTKSNGPLDRFILSEGKCHKRPERKISPRVSKSISYDLDFHEFLGDWKRKPPKIEQNSAQSQMERKASTSSYKSSASGNNSDDIDQEFKYYFKPINPAKQNHPPLKTPLAVPAIRVVYDISTPIRAPLRPIKLVTHSAFARFSHYEELQKVLSCQIAAVTPVNKSKRKCSSESVCSETKKSCLSPADASRISPPFLGFKPSEIVPYKFDELIGDRKNNETDINENIRKTVSTNKPVNGSSRWLRSNSLNSCNNSSESSAENLRNVIDGICNKLWEDSPERRPRNGVKKTADKRSSSDIQAVIDVDKSPRNKAEIEAKKQKRRQEEADFAYAKRLQAQFDLMHVKSRTRRGTQRQTTLNELLSG, translated from the exons ATGTCGGATAAAAACTCGAAGTCCAGAAAAGCCGCCCCAAAATCGGATATTCAGGGACCCAAAATGAATTCTGTGTTGTGTCCAATTTGCAGGACAATCCTTAGTGAACCAGTATCCCTTCCCTGCAGTCATACCTTCTGCCGCCCTTGTTTCGAAGGCTCAATGGAACACACAAGTTTACTGTGCCCCCTCTGCAGGCTTCGCGTCAGTTCCTGGTACCGGAGGACCAAAAGGGAGGGTAAACTGGTCGATGAGGGGTTGTGGAAAGCTATACAACGAGAGTATCCtttagaattgaaaaataaacgccGAGGAATTGATAGTGTGATCGAAAAAG atcaaCCTGTGATTATAGTAGCAAAACCTGGAGAAATCCGAAAGGaatatgaaaaagaaaaagtgaaaCATCTGGATGAGCAAAGAAAAACTCGAATCGCTGAAGAGAATGCCAGTGCATCTTTAATAAAGCAGCTAGAGGAAGAAGAGAAATTAAGGCAAGAATTGGAAGAAAGAAAAGTGAG ATTGGACGCAATAGTAGCCAAAAAGCTTGCAGAGGAGCTGAGTACACCTTCAACCTCAAAAGCTACTTCCAGTATGTCCACGAAATCCAATGGTCCCTTAGATCGCTTCATTCTTAGTGAGGGCAAATGCCATAAACGGCCAGAGCGCAAAATATCTCCTCGTGTATCCAAGTCAATATCATATG aCTTGGATTTCCATGAGTTCTTGGGCGATTGGAAGCGGAAACCGCCCAAAATTGAGCAG AATTCAGCCCAAAGTCAGATGGAAAGGAAGGCCTCTACAAGCAGTTACAAGAGCAGCGCCAGCGGAAATAATAGTGACGATATTGATCAGGAATTTAAGTATTATTTCAAGCCCATTAACCCAGCAAAACAGAACCACCCCCCATTGAAAACACCTTTGGCTGTGCCTGCCATTAGAGTGGTTTATGATATTTCAACTCCAATCAG GGCCCCTTTGAGACCTATTAAATTAGTGACTCATTCGGCGTTTGCACGATTCTCTCATTATGAAGAGCTGCAGAAAGTCCTGTCTTGCCAAATAGCGGCAGTAACTCCAGTGAACAAATCAAAACGAAAATGTTCTTCTGAAAGTGTTTGTTCAGAgacaaaaaaatcttgtcTTTCTCCTGCGGACGCTTCTAGAATCAGCCCTCCCTTCCTTGGTTTTAAACCCTCAGAAATAGTCCCTTATAAGTTTGATGAGCTAATAGGAGACCGAAAAAATAACGAGACTGATATTAACGAGAATATTAGAAAAACAGTTAGTACAAATAAACCAGTAAATGGGAGTTCAAGATGGTTGCGTTCGAACTCTCTAAATTCGTGCAATAATTCTTCTGAAAGCAGTGCGGAAAATCTGCGTAACGTAATCGATGGTATTTGCAACAAATTGTGGGAGGATTCTCCCGAAAGGCGCCCGAGAAATGGTGTTAAAAAGACTGCGGACAAGCGCTCATCAAGTGATATTCAGGCTGTGATCGACGTAGACAAGTCGCCAAGGAATAAAGCTGAAATCGAAGCtaagaaacaaaaaagaaggcaGGAAGAGGCTGATTTTGCTTACGCGAAGAGACTGCAGGCGCAGTTTGATTTGATGCACGTGAAAAGTCGTACTCGCAGAGGCACTCAGCGTCAAACTACGTTAAACGAACTGCTTTCTGGGTAG